A genomic window from Mesosutterella faecium includes:
- a CDS encoding DUF927 domain-containing protein produces the protein MLSEKTKKKLLSEGQDETAPAVQEGRAFPKIAINGHEFVPKDGAYWLHQSKDAEEDKDIKLCSLIRVTAKYSSRDGLTRGLIIEVIDEDENAVQLVLGMDVVNDLSALIKRLSNAGLRIFAGSRQNGRGLISELISNFPTANIERLRGVSVNGWIKPGYCYVRPGGEVIGKLSTGQNVISLGHDYPDESKGTLEGWKANVALPGLKSSRIMTALGVSFAGALLALINKSSRGIHFYGTSTTGKSVTATVGCSVWGTSKNAAEPGSGHFGSWNTSSAGVEAHFRRNSSSVSALDELHLAGRLIRDLKDVSLFFGNEQPRGRGTPDATLRKQSGWRETLISTGEKPVYEILMENGCNDQSAGAERRLTGVNAIVPGSRDIFEPGYFPSFADSFKFVNRLAEITENEQYGTAGPAFVRKIIELYQKEGPAALPEKVKAFRDEARSRFIPRIDPSMVAGQQLNEVFVGFEVYYAALKLAREFEVLPPEYTDEAIGAAIHSCAESAAESFRGSDWQMRNYAQQILDALVQKGGHFIQRYETGTKDDITGEVMENFTPDEKTEVFGCIRGLHKGSEDETAYFIKSAFSKYVVPGRMVDSVARMLPRSCYAGNMAPSSIKNKEERMRKKWLYKSPKPLDGLEAGVRYLALNVSELKKIAG, from the coding sequence ATGCTGAGCGAGAAAACTAAAAAGAAACTTTTAAGCGAGGGGCAGGACGAGACGGCGCCCGCAGTGCAGGAGGGCCGGGCCTTCCCAAAAATCGCGATAAACGGGCATGAATTTGTTCCGAAGGATGGCGCCTACTGGCTGCACCAGTCGAAGGATGCGGAGGAGGACAAGGACATAAAACTATGTTCCCTGATCCGCGTTACTGCCAAATACTCGAGCAGGGACGGGCTTACTCGCGGCCTGATTATCGAGGTGATTGATGAAGATGAAAATGCGGTGCAGCTTGTTCTGGGCATGGATGTAGTGAACGATTTAAGCGCCCTGATCAAGCGCCTTTCGAACGCGGGGCTGCGGATTTTTGCCGGATCGAGGCAGAATGGCCGCGGCCTGATCTCTGAACTTATATCCAACTTTCCCACGGCCAATATCGAGCGGCTGCGCGGCGTATCGGTGAACGGATGGATAAAGCCGGGCTACTGCTATGTACGGCCGGGCGGCGAGGTGATCGGGAAGCTTTCGACCGGCCAGAATGTCATCAGCCTGGGCCATGATTACCCGGATGAATCGAAAGGAACGCTTGAGGGATGGAAGGCGAACGTAGCGCTTCCCGGGCTTAAATCCTCGCGCATCATGACGGCGCTAGGCGTGAGCTTCGCCGGAGCGCTGCTAGCCCTGATAAACAAGAGTTCCCGGGGGATTCATTTCTATGGAACCTCCACCACAGGCAAGTCCGTTACGGCCACTGTGGGCTGTTCGGTCTGGGGGACATCCAAAAACGCTGCTGAACCCGGTTCAGGGCATTTTGGCTCATGGAACACTTCGAGCGCAGGCGTAGAGGCTCATTTCAGAAGGAATAGCTCCAGTGTCTCAGCACTGGACGAGCTGCACCTAGCGGGGCGCCTGATCCGCGACTTGAAGGATGTTTCCTTGTTTTTCGGGAACGAGCAGCCGAGGGGGCGCGGAACCCCGGACGCTACGCTGCGGAAGCAATCAGGATGGCGTGAAACGCTGATCAGCACAGGTGAAAAGCCTGTGTATGAAATCCTGATGGAAAACGGCTGCAATGACCAGTCGGCAGGAGCCGAAAGAAGGCTTACGGGGGTGAATGCCATAGTGCCCGGAAGCCGGGATATTTTCGAGCCGGGCTATTTCCCGTCCTTTGCTGATTCTTTTAAATTCGTCAATCGACTGGCTGAGATAACCGAAAACGAGCAATACGGAACCGCAGGGCCGGCTTTCGTCCGGAAGATTATCGAGCTTTACCAGAAGGAAGGGCCGGCGGCGCTGCCTGAAAAGGTGAAGGCCTTCAGGGATGAGGCCAGAAGCCGCTTCATCCCCCGGATTGATCCTTCCATGGTCGCGGGGCAGCAGCTGAATGAAGTTTTCGTAGGCTTTGAGGTTTACTATGCGGCGCTGAAACTGGCCCGGGAGTTTGAAGTGCTTCCCCCAGAGTACACAGATGAGGCCATAGGGGCTGCTATCCATTCATGCGCTGAAAGCGCTGCGGAGAGCTTCCGGGGCAGCGATTGGCAGATGAGAAACTACGCGCAGCAGATTCTGGACGCACTGGTACAGAAGGGCGGCCATTTCATCCAACGGTACGAGACGGGAACAAAGGATGATATTACGGGGGAGGTCATGGAGAACTTCACGCCGGACGAAAAAACGGAAGTGTTCGGCTGCATCCGCGGGCTTCATAAGGGAAGCGAAGACGAAACGGCTTACTTCATAAAGTCTGCCTTTTCGAAATACGTTGTTCCGGGGCGTATGGTCGATTCAGTGGCCCGGATGCTTCCCCGTTCCTGCTATGCGGGCAATATGGCGCCTTCGAGCATCAAAAACAAGGAAGAGAGGATGCGCAAGAAGTGGCTTTATAAAAGCCCAAAGCCGCTTGATGGGCTTGAGGCCGGGGTGCGCTATCTGGCGCTTAATGTCTCAGAGCTTAAGAAAATCGCAGGGTAG
- a CDS encoding ribonuclease R family protein, which produces MRRSRVNASKKEKRNAGRRRDAEPMSASQLSQTAYEIETVLGRAGTPLALDEILSLVRDQFQSRSREEVSAGLSRLLEDGVAAEADGGAYRLSASAEWMAGTVAGTRSGRVFFDPDGAEGREPSYVFPQEQAESVFPGDRVRVVKLGPDGRSRVLVSLREVLEHNTREIVGTVEQRGKDYWLRPADCRIHVPVRLSGAPAVPGQAVVAAVIAQPSIGAPARAQVKEILGSADDSSVEIEMAVRRFGLPAQFSAEALEQARALPDHVLRRDCARRVDLRDIAFVTIDGEDARDFDDAVWCAPLKAGGWRLLVAIADVSWYVRPGSAIDRAAQERLTSVYFPRRVIPMLPVELSNGLCSLNPDVDRCTLVCDAVITPEGRVKAYQFYHGLIHSHARLTYTQVWSALKGEKEGRDALGAVLPDVQNLYALYKALAAERARRGAISFESRETFVQTDDQGRITAILPREHNDAHRLIEEAMLVANTCAADFLVRRRAEGLFRVHEGPTPEKLEQLRALLSGFGLSLGSGDKPTPADYEAVMRQVRGTPDEAAVQTALLRSMQRAVYSPDELGHFGLAYEYYTHFTSPIRRYPDLLVHRAIHGILTRRRYRPEVLVGWPEAAEQGFSARPGSHGVGQSAAQAAAKKGPMYKTWARLGRMCSAAERRADEASLDVTAWLKCRYMEDYRGETFEGTVSAVTPSGVYVTLNDLFVEGYVHVSNLGWDYYVFDESKSTFEGSASGEVIRCGTPLSVIVSGVDLDSRSIEFMRRDPGRKKGARRLRNGS; this is translated from the coding sequence ATGCGTCGATCTAGGGTAAACGCTAGTAAAAAAGAAAAAAGAAACGCCGGGCGGCGCCGCGACGCGGAGCCGATGAGCGCCTCGCAGCTCTCGCAGACGGCCTATGAAATCGAGACCGTTCTCGGCCGGGCCGGGACTCCGCTTGCCCTCGATGAGATCCTGTCGCTTGTGCGCGACCAGTTCCAGTCGCGCAGCCGCGAGGAGGTCTCCGCAGGCCTGTCGCGGCTACTCGAGGACGGCGTGGCCGCCGAAGCCGACGGAGGCGCCTACCGGCTCTCGGCCTCGGCCGAGTGGATGGCGGGCACGGTGGCCGGCACCCGTTCGGGCCGCGTGTTCTTCGACCCCGACGGGGCCGAGGGGCGCGAGCCTTCGTACGTGTTCCCCCAGGAGCAGGCCGAAAGCGTCTTCCCGGGAGACCGCGTCCGCGTGGTGAAGCTCGGTCCGGACGGCCGCAGCCGCGTGCTCGTGTCGCTGCGCGAAGTGCTTGAGCACAATACGCGCGAGATCGTCGGCACCGTCGAGCAGCGCGGCAAGGACTACTGGCTCAGGCCCGCCGACTGCCGGATCCACGTGCCCGTGCGGCTCAGCGGAGCACCGGCGGTGCCCGGCCAGGCGGTGGTCGCCGCCGTGATCGCGCAGCCTTCGATCGGCGCGCCCGCCCGGGCCCAGGTGAAGGAGATCCTCGGGTCCGCCGACGACTCTTCGGTCGAGATCGAGATGGCCGTGCGCCGCTTCGGGCTGCCCGCGCAGTTCTCCGCCGAGGCGCTCGAGCAGGCGAGGGCGCTGCCCGACCACGTGCTGCGGCGCGACTGCGCCCGGCGGGTGGACCTGCGCGACATCGCCTTCGTCACGATCGACGGCGAGGACGCGAGGGACTTCGACGACGCGGTCTGGTGCGCTCCCCTCAAGGCGGGCGGCTGGAGGCTGCTCGTGGCGATTGCCGACGTCTCCTGGTACGTCCGGCCCGGCAGCGCCATCGACCGGGCGGCGCAGGAGCGGCTCACCTCGGTTTATTTCCCGCGGCGGGTGATTCCGATGCTGCCCGTCGAGCTCTCCAACGGGCTGTGCTCGCTCAACCCCGACGTCGACCGCTGCACGCTGGTCTGCGACGCGGTGATCACGCCCGAAGGCCGGGTGAAGGCCTACCAGTTCTACCACGGCCTCATCCATTCGCACGCGAGGCTCACCTACACCCAGGTCTGGTCGGCCCTGAAGGGCGAGAAGGAGGGGCGCGACGCGCTGGGCGCGGTGCTGCCCGACGTGCAGAACCTTTATGCGCTCTACAAGGCGCTGGCCGCCGAACGGGCCCGCCGCGGGGCGATCAGCTTCGAGAGCCGCGAGACTTTCGTGCAGACCGACGACCAGGGCCGCATCACGGCGATCCTGCCGCGCGAGCACAACGACGCCCACCGGCTCATCGAGGAGGCGATGCTTGTGGCCAATACCTGCGCGGCGGACTTCCTCGTGCGGCGCCGCGCCGAGGGGCTCTTCCGCGTCCACGAGGGGCCGACCCCCGAGAAGCTCGAGCAGCTGCGGGCGCTCCTTTCGGGCTTCGGGCTGTCGCTGGGGAGCGGCGACAAGCCTACGCCCGCCGACTACGAGGCGGTCATGCGGCAGGTCCGCGGCACGCCCGACGAGGCGGCGGTGCAGACCGCGCTGCTGCGCAGCATGCAGCGGGCCGTCTACTCGCCCGACGAGCTCGGGCACTTCGGGCTCGCCTACGAGTACTATACGCATTTCACCTCGCCGATCCGCCGCTACCCGGATCTGCTTGTGCACCGCGCGATTCACGGCATCCTCACCCGCCGCCGCTACAGGCCCGAGGTGCTCGTGGGCTGGCCTGAGGCGGCCGAGCAGGGTTTTTCCGCCCGCCCGGGCAGCCACGGCGTGGGGCAGTCCGCGGCGCAGGCCGCGGCGAAGAAGGGGCCGATGTACAAGACCTGGGCGAGGCTCGGGCGCATGTGCTCGGCCGCGGAGAGGCGCGCCGACGAGGCGAGCCTCGACGTCACGGCCTGGCTCAAGTGCCGCTACATGGAGGACTACCGCGGCGAGACCTTCGAGGGAACGGTGAGCGCGGTGACGCCCTCGGGCGTCTACGTGACGCTCAACGACCTCTTTGTCGAGGGCTACGTCCATGTCTCGAACCTCGGCTGGGACTACTACGTGTTCGACGAGTCGAAGTCGACCTTCGAGGGCAGCGCCTCGGGCGAAGTGATCCGCTGCGGGACGCCGCTTTCGGTGATCGTGAGCGGGGTGGACCTCGACTCGAGGAGCATCGAGTTCATGCGGCGCGACCCGGGCCGCAAAAAGGGCGCGAGGCGCCTGAGAAACGGCTCGTGA
- the rlmB gene encoding 23S rRNA (guanosine(2251)-2'-O)-methyltransferase RlmB, with amino-acid sequence MADKVILAGFHAVLARLRLNPKTLREVYIDRSRHDRRMHELCVQLREAGLRPIESDAQRLRGLAGDVPHQGVAAVADRLERTMSFDELLDSISDETLLLVLDGVTDPRNFGACLRVADAAGAQAVIAPLNRSSHVTPAAAKAAAGAEESVPVIYVVNLASAIAELREAGVTVVGTAGETERSIYDFDQKKAFAWVLGSEGEGLRQLTRRRCDALAAIPMKGSVESLNVSVAAGVCLFETLRQRLGGAPGKVDNASRAKF; translated from the coding sequence ATGGCAGACAAGGTGATTCTCGCAGGCTTTCACGCCGTCCTCGCCCGGCTTCGGCTCAACCCGAAGACGCTGCGCGAGGTCTACATCGACCGCAGCCGGCACGACCGGCGCATGCACGAGCTGTGCGTGCAGCTGCGCGAGGCGGGGCTGCGCCCGATCGAGTCCGACGCGCAGCGGCTGCGGGGGCTTGCGGGCGACGTCCCGCACCAGGGCGTCGCGGCCGTGGCCGACCGGCTCGAGCGCACGATGAGCTTTGACGAGCTGCTCGATTCCATCAGCGACGAGACGCTGCTGCTCGTGCTCGACGGCGTCACCGACCCGCGCAACTTCGGCGCGTGCCTGCGCGTGGCCGACGCGGCCGGAGCGCAGGCGGTGATCGCGCCGCTCAACCGCTCCTCGCACGTGACGCCCGCGGCCGCGAAGGCGGCCGCCGGCGCCGAGGAGTCGGTGCCCGTGATTTATGTGGTGAACCTCGCCTCGGCGATCGCAGAGCTGCGCGAGGCCGGCGTCACGGTCGTGGGGACGGCGGGCGAGACCGAGCGCTCGATCTACGACTTCGACCAGAAGAAGGCCTTCGCCTGGGTGCTCGGGTCGGAGGGCGAGGGGCTGCGGCAGCTCACGCGCCGCCGCTGCGACGCGCTCGCCGCGATCCCGATGAAGGGCTCGGTCGAGTCCCTCAATGTGTCGGTCGCGGCCGGGGTCTGCCTCTTTGAGACGCTGCGGCAGCGCCTGGGCGGCGCCCCGGGGAAGGTGGACAACGCTTCCCGTGCAAAATTTTGA
- the rpsF gene encoding 30S ribosomal protein S6 yields MRHYEICIIVHPDQSEQVPAMIERYKNLVVEQGGKIERIEDWGRRQLAYPIQKLVKAHYVLMNIECSDATLADIENNFRFNDAILRHLVVKTKHAETAPSPMMKLVEKEEAKKAAVAARAVKAAHKTEEAASEAKPAEAAAE; encoded by the coding sequence ATGCGTCACTACGAAATCTGCATCATCGTGCACCCGGATCAGTCCGAGCAGGTTCCCGCGATGATCGAACGCTACAAGAACCTGGTTGTTGAACAGGGTGGAAAAATCGAACGCATCGAGGACTGGGGCCGCCGCCAGCTCGCCTACCCCATCCAGAAGCTCGTGAAGGCTCACTATGTTCTGATGAACATCGAGTGCTCCGATGCGACGCTTGCCGACATTGAAAACAACTTCCGTTTCAACGACGCGATCCTTCGCCACCTCGTGGTGAAGACCAAGCACGCCGAGACCGCCCCCTCCCCGATGATGAAGCTCGTCGAGAAGGAAGAGGCGAAGAAGGCCGCCGTCGCCGCCCGCGCCGTGAAGGCCGCCCACAAGACCGAAGAGGCTGCGTCCGAGGCGAAGCCCGCCGAGGCCGCCGCCGAGTAA
- the priB gene encoding primosomal replication protein N: MNTLVLDGTIVKREEARYTPSGLQVFEGVLRHEGEVREAGGIRKLEFECMVVAFGETAARLQSLELPARVVLKGYISPRSRRTQRLLVYITDFN, from the coding sequence GTGAACACGCTCGTCCTTGACGGCACCATCGTAAAGCGCGAAGAAGCGCGCTACACGCCGTCGGGTCTGCAGGTGTTCGAGGGAGTGCTCCGCCATGAGGGAGAAGTCCGGGAAGCCGGAGGGATCCGAAAGCTCGAGTTCGAGTGCATGGTGGTGGCGTTCGGCGAAACGGCCGCGAGGCTCCAGAGCCTGGAGCTTCCCGCCCGGGTGGTCCTGAAGGGCTACATCTCGCCGCGGTCCCGCCGCACGCAGCGTCTGCTTGTTTACATAACGGATTTCAATTAG
- the rpsR gene encoding 30S ribosomal protein S18 yields the protein MAFGSRGRSGGRQSSQGNALFKRKKFCRFTAAHVEQIDYKDIDTLRDFIQDNGKIMPARLTGTRAIYQRQLDTAIKRARFLALLPYTDNQ from the coding sequence ATGGCTTTTGGTTCCAGGGGTCGTTCTGGCGGCCGCCAGTCTTCCCAGGGCAACGCCCTTTTCAAGCGTAAGAAGTTCTGCCGCTTCACCGCGGCCCACGTCGAGCAGATCGATTACAAGGATATCGACACGCTGCGCGATTTCATCCAGGACAACGGCAAGATCATGCCGGCCCGCCTGACCGGCACGAGGGCGATCTACCAGCGCCAGCTCGACACCGCCATCAAGCGCGCCCGCTTCCTCGCCCTGCTGCCCTACACCGACAACCAGTAA
- the rplI gene encoding 50S ribosomal protein L9: MQVILLENIHHLGNLGDVVKVKDGYGRNFLIPQGHAKRATKAAIAEFEARRAELEKAQAERLANAKALAEKLNGTSLTIASKAGVDGRLFGSVTNSDVAEALGKLGFSIKKSQVRTPLGMIKAVGEYPLTIALLNNEVTADITVQVVADE, translated from the coding sequence ATGCAAGTCATTCTGCTTGAGAACATTCATCACCTCGGCAACCTCGGCGACGTGGTCAAGGTGAAGGACGGCTACGGCCGCAACTTCCTGATCCCCCAGGGTCATGCGAAGCGCGCCACGAAGGCCGCCATCGCTGAGTTCGAAGCCCGCCGCGCTGAGCTCGAGAAGGCTCAGGCCGAGCGCCTCGCCAACGCGAAGGCCCTCGCTGAGAAGCTGAACGGCACGAGCCTCACGATCGCCTCCAAGGCGGGCGTGGACGGCCGCCTGTTCGGCTCCGTCACCAACTCCGACGTGGCCGAGGCCCTCGGCAAGCTCGGCTTCAGCATCAAGAAGAGCCAGGTCCGCACGCCGCTTGGCATGATCAAGGCCGTGGGCGAGTATCCGCTCACGATCGCCCTGCTCAACAACGAAGTGACTGCCGACATTACCGTGCAGGTCGTTGCCGACGAGTAA
- the dnaB gene encoding replicative DNA helicase, producing the protein MPEQQDKHAQPQGAVRVPPNSIDSEQTILGGLMLNSEAFDQISDVITAEDFYRADHRIIFEAITSLHTRGEPADVLTVFNELERSGRSEAAGGRPYLISLTTNSLGAANIRQYAQIVRDCSMLRQLISAGDQIVSSALAPNGRETKDIIDDAERLVLQINEKADRGGKGFVRINKLAANVSDVIADRYRTHSSNDVTGIPTGYRFLDLQTSGMQPGDLIIIAGRPSMGKTALALNIAEHVAFAGRASWPVAVFSMEMSGEQLAMRLICSHGRLDAQKVRRGRLDEDGEWDRFTTAVADMEKAPLYIDDTPGLNVTSLRSRARRLMTITGQLGLIVVDYLQLMSGSGRSREENRATEISEISRGLKSLAKELRVPVIALSQLNRSVDSRPDKRPVMSDLRESGAIEQDADVIMFIYRDWVYNKDSDPTEAEVIIGKQRNGPIGTVKLTFNGKYTSFETRVEAPEGYIPDDVPREG; encoded by the coding sequence ATGCCTGAGCAGCAGGACAAGCACGCGCAGCCGCAGGGTGCGGTTCGGGTGCCGCCCAACTCGATTGACAGCGAGCAGACCATTCTGGGCGGCCTCATGCTGAACTCCGAGGCCTTCGACCAGATCTCGGACGTGATCACCGCCGAGGACTTCTACCGCGCCGACCACCGGATCATCTTTGAGGCGATCACCTCGCTGCACACGCGCGGCGAGCCCGCCGACGTCCTCACGGTCTTCAACGAGCTCGAGCGCAGCGGGCGCTCGGAGGCGGCCGGCGGCAGGCCCTACCTCATCTCGCTCACCACGAACTCGCTGGGCGCGGCCAACATCCGCCAGTACGCGCAGATCGTGCGCGACTGCTCGATGCTGCGGCAGCTGATCAGCGCGGGCGACCAGATCGTGAGCTCGGCGCTCGCCCCGAACGGCCGCGAAACGAAGGACATCATCGACGACGCCGAGCGGCTTGTGCTGCAGATCAACGAGAAGGCCGACCGGGGCGGAAAAGGCTTCGTGCGGATCAACAAGCTCGCGGCGAACGTCTCGGACGTGATCGCGGACCGCTACCGCACGCACTCCTCCAATGACGTGACCGGGATCCCGACCGGGTACCGCTTCTTGGACCTCCAGACCTCCGGCATGCAGCCCGGCGACCTCATCATCATCGCCGGCCGCCCCTCGATGGGCAAGACCGCGCTCGCGCTCAACATCGCCGAGCACGTCGCTTTTGCGGGGCGGGCGAGCTGGCCTGTGGCGGTCTTTTCCATGGAAATGAGCGGCGAGCAACTCGCGATGCGCCTGATCTGCTCGCACGGGCGGCTTGACGCGCAGAAGGTGCGCCGCGGCCGCCTCGACGAGGACGGCGAATGGGACCGCTTCACCACGGCGGTGGCCGACATGGAGAAGGCGCCGCTTTACATCGACGACACGCCGGGCCTCAACGTGACCTCGCTGCGCAGCCGCGCGCGCCGCCTGATGACGATCACCGGCCAGCTCGGCCTGATCGTGGTCGACTACCTGCAGCTCATGTCGGGCTCCGGGAGGTCGCGCGAGGAGAACCGCGCCACCGAGATCTCGGAAATCTCCCGCGGCCTGAAGAGCCTCGCCAAGGAGCTGCGCGTGCCGGTGATCGCGCTCTCGCAGCTCAACCGCTCGGTGGACTCCCGCCCCGACAAGCGGCCCGTGATGTCGGACCTTCGCGAGTCGGGCGCCATCGAACAGGACGCGGACGTGATCATGTTCATCTACCGCGACTGGGTCTACAACAAGGACTCTGATCCCACCGAGGCGGAGGTGATCATCGGCAAGCAGCGCAACGGCCCCATCGGCACCGTGAAGCTCACCTTCAACGGCAAGTACACGTCGTTTGAAACCCGCGTGGAGGCGCCCGAAGGCTACATTCCCGACGACGTGCCGCGCGAGGGCTGA
- a CDS encoding DUF456 domain-containing protein: MEYFLYLIALALIAVGMAGTLIPAIPGLPLIFAGGWLIAWASGYTLLGVSSVVILALLAAVGVGIDFLAQFLGAKKAGASRAGLWGAAAGTLLGLFTGVVGIVFFPLIGAVTGEIIAGRDMLKAGTVGIATWIGMAVGIGVKIALAFTMLALILFSSITNSALGHFLKGGSTASSTSAAVPQAPAEAAPLEAYPGKPEPRRAYRQAASGEASSAEASSPAAQGSSPAADEIAVRPAEPQPGAAQPQAPAASAGEAAQGQPAAPAAQAASPAAAP, translated from the coding sequence ATGGAATACTTCCTCTATCTCATCGCCCTGGCGCTGATCGCGGTCGGCATGGCGGGCACGCTCATCCCCGCGATTCCGGGGCTGCCGCTCATCTTTGCGGGCGGCTGGCTCATCGCCTGGGCGAGCGGCTACACGCTTCTTGGCGTGAGCAGCGTGGTCATCCTCGCCCTGCTCGCGGCGGTGGGCGTCGGAATCGACTTCCTCGCGCAGTTTCTCGGCGCGAAAAAGGCGGGGGCGAGCCGCGCGGGCCTGTGGGGCGCGGCGGCTGGCACGCTGCTCGGGCTCTTCACCGGCGTGGTGGGCATCGTCTTTTTCCCGCTCATCGGCGCGGTGACGGGCGAAATCATCGCCGGACGCGACATGCTCAAGGCGGGCACGGTCGGCATCGCGACCTGGATCGGCATGGCCGTGGGCATCGGCGTGAAGATCGCGCTCGCCTTCACGATGCTAGCCCTCATTCTCTTTAGCTCCATCACCAACTCTGCGCTCGGCCACTTCCTGAAGGGCGGCAGCACGGCCTCCTCCACGTCGGCCGCCGTGCCGCAGGCTCCGGCCGAGGCGGCGCCGCTTGAGGCCTACCCTGGAAAGCCCGAGCCGCGCCGCGCCTACAGACAGGCGGCCTCCGGCGAGGCCTCCTCCGCAGAGGCCTCTTCGCCTGCCGCGCAGGGCAGCTCCCCGGCCGCGGACGAGATCGCGGTGCGGCCGGCCGAGCCCCAGCCTGGCGCGGCGCAGCCCCAGGCGCCTGCGGCATCCGCGGGCGAAGCCGCCCAGGGCCAGCCTGCTGCCCCTGCGGCGCAGGCCGCCTCTCCGGCTGCCGCTCCGTAA
- a CDS encoding PhoH family protein: protein MPLPSSPKALGDILSDYDSKNDLELADPKPAEKPAAPPRGKARAGARQAALLTAPKAPRAPKKSARSKPAAAAGKPSPKSPAAAKKPAAGKSLPEQAPGFAPLAAQAQKKVSPLVVRRRRARMEAGSKRLFALDTNVLLHDPSCLFRFEEHDVFLPITSLEELDRHKTGMSDIARNARQVSRTIDQLMEAAGYPDLNEGIPLNALGNREATGRLYCQTRSFKPAGDLPGYISTGSGDNEILKCVAGLAAECKDRTVVLVSKDINMRIKAATLGLPAEDYFNDKAIDDTDLLYTGKLALPADFWETHGSGLKSWQKDGSTWYRVKGPLVRSMFVNEFVYTEGAPGGFEGIVASVDRDEAVFRSLRSYTQPKNAVWGITARNRDQNFALNLLLNPEIDFVTLLGQAGTGKTLLTLAAALTQTLDERRYTEIIFTRATVSVGEDIGFLPGTEEEKMLPWMGALDDNLEVLNRTDPASGSWGHDAAADLIRSRIRVKSMSFMRGRTFQNRFLIIDEAQNLSPKQMKTLITRAGPGTKIVCMGNISQIDTPYLTEGSSGLTFVVDRFKGWAHAGHITLERGERSRLADFASSVL, encoded by the coding sequence ATGCCCCTGCCTTCTTCGCCCAAAGCCCTGGGCGACATCCTTTCCGATTACGACAGCAAGAACGACCTCGAGCTCGCGGATCCGAAGCCCGCCGAGAAGCCTGCGGCTCCGCCCCGCGGGAAAGCCCGGGCCGGGGCCAGGCAGGCGGCGCTGCTCACGGCGCCCAAGGCTCCGAGGGCGCCGAAAAAGAGCGCGCGCTCCAAGCCCGCCGCTGCCGCAGGGAAGCCCTCGCCGAAGAGCCCGGCCGCGGCGAAGAAGCCCGCGGCGGGAAAGTCCTTGCCGGAGCAGGCCCCGGGCTTTGCGCCTCTGGCGGCCCAGGCTCAGAAAAAAGTCTCGCCGCTTGTCGTGCGGCGGCGCCGCGCCCGCATGGAAGCGGGCTCGAAGCGGCTCTTCGCGCTCGACACCAATGTGCTCCTGCACGATCCGTCCTGTCTCTTTCGCTTCGAGGAGCACGACGTGTTCCTGCCGATCACCTCGCTCGAGGAGCTCGACCGCCACAAGACCGGCATGAGCGACATCGCGCGCAACGCCCGGCAGGTCTCGCGCACGATCGACCAGCTGATGGAGGCCGCCGGGTACCCGGACCTGAACGAGGGGATTCCCCTCAACGCGCTGGGCAACCGCGAGGCGACCGGCCGGCTTTACTGCCAGACCCGCTCCTTCAAGCCCGCGGGAGACCTCCCCGGCTACATCAGCACGGGCAGCGGAGACAACGAAATCCTCAAGTGCGTCGCAGGCCTGGCCGCCGAATGCAAGGACCGCACGGTGGTGCTTGTCTCCAAAGACATCAACATGCGCATCAAGGCGGCCACGCTCGGGCTGCCCGCGGAAGACTACTTCAACGACAAGGCGATCGACGACACCGACCTGCTCTACACGGGCAAGCTCGCGCTGCCGGCCGACTTCTGGGAAACCCACGGCAGCGGGCTCAAGTCCTGGCAGAAGGACGGCAGCACCTGGTACCGCGTGAAGGGCCCGCTCGTGCGCAGCATGTTCGTGAACGAGTTCGTCTACACCGAGGGGGCCCCGGGCGGCTTCGAGGGCATCGTGGCCTCGGTGGACCGCGACGAGGCCGTGTTCCGCTCGCTCCGGTCCTACACGCAGCCGAAAAACGCGGTCTGGGGCATCACGGCGCGCAACCGCGACCAGAACTTCGCGCTCAACCTGCTGCTCAACCCCGAGATCGACTTCGTCACCCTGCTCGGGCAGGCCGGCACGGGCAAGACCCTCCTCACGCTCGCCGCCGCGCTCACGCAGACCCTGGACGAGCGGCGCTACACGGAAATCATCTTCACCCGCGCGACCGTGTCCGTGGGCGAGGACATCGGCTTCCTGCCCGGAACCGAAGAGGAGAAGATGCTGCCCTGGATGGGAGCGCTCGACGACAACCTTGAGGTGCTCAACCGCACAGACCCCGCCTCCGGCAGCTGGGGGCACGACGCCGCAGCCGACCTGATCCGCTCGAGGATCCGCGTGAAGTCGATGAGCTTCATGCGCGGCCGCACCTTCCAGAACCGCTTCCTCATCATCGACGAGGCGCAGAACCTCTCGCCCAAGCAGATGAAGACCCTCATCACGCGCGCGGGCCCGGGCACGAAGATCGTCTGCATGGGCAACATTTCTCAGATCGACACGCCCTACCTCACCGAGGGCAGCTCGGGGCTCACCTTCGTCGTGGACCGCTTCAAGGGCTGGGCGCACGCCGGGCACATCACCCTCGAGCGCGGCGAGAGAAGCAGGCTCGCGGACTTCGCCTCCTCGGTGCTTTGA